A stretch of Verrucomicrobiota bacterium DNA encodes these proteins:
- a CDS encoding carboxy terminal-processing peptidase encodes MFRRLAPAAAFLSHLVFSPAASSQETVDFNAVAKAVSSVMENQHFSKAKLNAALSQEFLNHYLNLLDSQRLYFTQADIQEITIRFGESLHRRLRNGSSLPAAEEIWTRYETRVAERTSFITQLAEEEEFLFQEDRTIRINRETAPWPKDQADAERLWRDVIGEELLREILSKQNAASRAEEAETFDAAAVEDEARKNIVKRYQRILENIQETDREEMMNYFLSSLAQTFDPHSDYFSHSETVRFSDNMNNSLIGIGALLQEHEDGSTQIKGIVIKGPADRQGELQIDDRITGVDPTNNGNMIDTVHMKLDKVVDLIRGKKGSKVRLRIIPAEDASLVKEIVIAREEVELKDRLASAELFEYTPVTETQPSRIGWINIPSFYANMDGDRDEGISRDVRSLLDRLVAEKVDGVVLDLRGNGGGALDEAVKLTGLFIPRGPVVQSLDSFGNREPYVSYTRYPLYDGPLVVLVDKTSASASEILAAALQDYGRAVIVGSASTFGKGTIQKVRPVSTEMPMLPFFSDRSKAGALKLTEGKFYRIAGGSTQLKGVIPDIVVPNLLDALEIGEDALDGALPHTDTRPLPYETWPDSLFLEELEIRHQDRIEDKQEFAYIKEDVNRIRQQRERNQLSLNLEKRLAEAEENEARKKERNEERRLRFELQRQQDREQFSIYHLTLDDIKAKAQLEKIGRLSDDADDHMRRADEEEEETVADGSEILYPSGIDPLQRETIQIMSDLIKLQRQERLAQVERR; translated from the coding sequence ATGTTCCGCCGACTCGCTCCTGCTGCCGCCTTTCTCAGTCACTTGGTTTTCTCGCCAGCGGCCTCCTCGCAAGAGACAGTCGATTTCAATGCGGTGGCCAAGGCCGTCTCCTCCGTCATGGAAAACCAGCACTTCAGCAAGGCCAAGCTGAACGCCGCCCTCTCACAGGAATTTCTCAATCACTACCTCAATCTGCTCGATAGCCAGCGACTCTACTTCACCCAGGCCGACATCCAAGAAATCACCATCCGCTTCGGGGAATCCCTTCATCGTCGCCTCCGCAACGGCTCCAGCTTGCCGGCGGCCGAGGAAATCTGGACACGCTACGAAACCCGGGTCGCGGAGAGGACTTCCTTCATCACCCAGTTGGCGGAAGAAGAAGAATTTCTCTTCCAAGAGGATCGCACCATCCGCATCAATCGCGAAACCGCTCCCTGGCCCAAGGACCAAGCCGACGCCGAGAGGCTCTGGCGAGACGTCATCGGGGAAGAACTTCTCCGAGAAATCCTCTCCAAACAAAACGCGGCTTCCCGGGCCGAGGAGGCCGAGACCTTCGATGCCGCGGCCGTCGAAGACGAGGCCCGAAAAAATATCGTGAAGCGCTACCAACGCATCCTGGAAAACATCCAAGAGACGGATCGCGAAGAAATGATGAACTACTTCCTCTCCTCCTTGGCCCAGACCTTTGATCCCCATTCCGATTACTTCAGCCACAGCGAGACCGTCCGTTTCAGCGACAATATGAACAACTCGCTCATCGGCATTGGCGCCCTTCTCCAGGAGCACGAAGACGGAAGCACCCAGATCAAGGGGATCGTCATCAAGGGACCGGCTGACCGACAAGGCGAATTGCAGATCGATGACCGCATCACCGGAGTCGATCCGACGAACAACGGCAACATGATCGACACCGTCCACATGAAATTGGACAAGGTCGTCGACCTCATCCGCGGGAAAAAAGGCAGCAAGGTTCGCCTTCGCATCATTCCCGCAGAAGACGCGAGCTTGGTCAAAGAAATCGTGATTGCCCGCGAAGAAGTGGAACTCAAGGACCGGCTCGCCTCGGCCGAGCTCTTTGAATACACCCCTGTCACCGAAACCCAGCCCTCCCGCATCGGTTGGATCAATATCCCCTCTTTCTATGCCAATATGGACGGGGATCGCGATGAAGGAATCTCGCGCGACGTCCGCTCCCTCCTCGACCGCCTGGTAGCGGAGAAAGTGGATGGAGTGGTCCTCGATCTCCGGGGCAATGGAGGGGGCGCTCTCGATGAAGCGGTCAAACTGACGGGGCTTTTCATCCCGCGCGGCCCCGTCGTGCAAAGCCTTGACTCTTTCGGAAATCGCGAACCCTACGTCTCCTACACCCGCTACCCGCTCTATGATGGGCCGCTCGTGGTTCTGGTCGATAAGACGAGTGCCTCAGCCAGTGAAATTCTCGCGGCCGCCCTTCAGGACTATGGTCGAGCCGTCATCGTGGGATCGGCCTCGACCTTTGGGAAAGGCACCATCCAAAAAGTCCGCCCCGTCAGCACGGAAATGCCCATGTTGCCCTTTTTCAGTGACCGCTCCAAAGCCGGCGCGCTCAAACTCACCGAAGGGAAGTTTTACCGCATCGCAGGCGGCTCCACCCAGCTGAAGGGCGTCATCCCGGACATCGTCGTGCCCAATCTCTTGGATGCCTTGGAGATTGGTGAAGACGCGCTCGACGGAGCGCTCCCCCACACCGACACTCGCCCCCTGCCTTACGAGACCTGGCCAGACTCCCTCTTCCTGGAGGAACTGGAAATCCGCCACCAAGACCGGATCGAGGACAAGCAAGAATTCGCCTACATCAAAGAAGACGTGAACCGCATCCGCCAGCAGCGCGAACGCAACCAGCTCTCTCTCAACCTTGAAAAACGTCTCGCGGAGGCCGAAGAAAACGAGGCCCGCAAAAAGGAGCGAAATGAGGAACGTCGCCTCCGCTTCGAATTGCAACGCCAACAGGATCGCGAGCAATTCAGCATCTACCACCTCACGCTCGACGACATCAAGGCCAAGGCCCAGCTCGAGAAGATCGGGCGGCTCTCGGACGACGCCGATGACCACATGCGCCGCGCCGACGAGGAAGAAGAAGAGACCGTGGCCGACGGCTCCGAGATTCTCTACCCCAGCGGGATCGATCCTCTGCAACGCGAAACCATCCAGATCATGAGCGACCTCATCAAGCTGCAGCGCCAGGAACGCCTGGCCCAAGTCGAGCGCCGCTGA
- a CDS encoding MBL fold metallo-hydrolase has protein sequence MNTGAPPIEIYTGGVAATNAFWWEAPEGTVLVDAPEGVVDWLVAAGRGVSVLLLTHQHFDHVWDARKVADQWDCPILAHSAYGKHLTLETLLASIPGLDVSVSPYEVSTVLAGEEQLEMAGCSFGLAHIPGHSPDSLVYHDASAGHIFGGDTLFAGGIGRTDFPGGSLPLLQHGIREKMLPMGDEATLFPGHGETTLLGEERRTNPFLR, from the coding sequence GTGAACACTGGAGCGCCCCCCATCGAGATCTACACAGGTGGCGTGGCCGCCACGAATGCCTTCTGGTGGGAGGCCCCGGAGGGAACGGTTTTGGTGGATGCTCCCGAGGGCGTGGTCGACTGGCTGGTGGCGGCTGGAAGAGGAGTCTCGGTCCTTTTGCTGACGCACCAGCACTTTGATCATGTTTGGGATGCCCGGAAGGTGGCGGACCAATGGGATTGCCCCATCCTGGCCCATAGCGCCTACGGGAAACACTTGACGCTCGAGACCTTGCTGGCCTCGATACCAGGGCTGGACGTTTCGGTGTCTCCCTATGAGGTCTCGACCGTCCTGGCGGGAGAGGAACAGTTGGAAATGGCGGGCTGTTCTTTCGGCCTGGCCCACATTCCGGGGCACTCGCCGGATTCTCTGGTGTATCACGATGCCTCGGCCGGGCACATTTTCGGAGGCGATACCCTCTTCGCCGGAGGCATCGGGCGGACGGATTTCCCCGGAGGATCGCTTCCGCTGCTGCAGCATGGTATTCGGGAAAAGATGCTCCCGATGGGAGACGAAGCCACGCTTTTCCCAGGTCATGGTGAGACGACGCTTCTAGGAGAGGAGCGCCGCACCAACCCCTTCTTGCGCTGA
- a CDS encoding PEP-CTERM sorting domain-containing protein (PEP-CTERM proteins occur, often in large numbers, in the proteomes of bacteria that also encode an exosortase, a predicted intramembrane cysteine proteinase. The presence of a PEP-CTERM domain at a protein's C-terminus predicts cleavage within the sorting domain, followed by covalent anchoring to some some component of the (usually Gram-negative) cell surface. Many PEP-CTERM proteins exhibit an unusual sequence composition that includes large numbers of potential glycosylation sites. Expression of one such protein has been shown restore the ability of a bacterium to form floc, a type of biofilm.) — translation MKFISALTSVLLAVSPSALADSFSYSLSLAPEATEGSGFGNSLLYSQGGLDLTVSAFSDVRYEGTLSAAQVLRYQTGLGVSNPGEGVNSGSPQHQLDNEYSWDFMLFEFSGPVDLQSLRVDPFGEFDRDVIYFAGYFNRPLDLLGVETTELETLFPVYGESFNRPSSEALTVNLKADGVNTLLIAGPRQSGKPDYYKVQGIKGEISPIPEPTHATLLLLGGALLALRRKRAC, via the coding sequence ATGAAATTCATCTCGGCTCTCACAAGCGTCCTACTGGCAGTCAGTCCATCGGCGCTGGCTGACTCTTTTTCCTACAGTCTCTCGCTCGCCCCCGAGGCCACGGAGGGCTCTGGTTTTGGAAATTCTCTCCTCTACTCGCAGGGCGGACTCGATCTGACGGTCTCTGCCTTCTCCGACGTTCGCTACGAAGGGACTCTCAGCGCCGCCCAAGTCCTCCGCTACCAAACCGGCTTGGGCGTGTCGAACCCGGGGGAAGGAGTCAATTCCGGGAGTCCCCAACACCAGCTCGATAATGAATACTCTTGGGACTTCATGCTCTTTGAGTTCTCCGGGCCGGTCGATCTTCAATCCCTCCGTGTCGATCCCTTTGGCGAGTTTGATCGGGACGTCATTTACTTTGCCGGCTACTTCAATCGCCCCCTCGACCTCCTCGGCGTGGAGACCACTGAGCTGGAGACTCTCTTCCCCGTCTACGGCGAATCGTTCAATCGCCCCAGCTCGGAGGCCCTCACCGTGAATCTGAAGGCGGACGGAGTGAACACTCTCTTGATCGCCGGTCCGCGCCAAAGCGGCAAGCCGGATTACTACAAAGTGCAGGGAATCAAAGGAGAGATTAGCCCCATTCCCGAGCCGACCCACGCGACCCTTCTCTTGCTGGGCGGGGCCCTTTTGGCTCTCCGCCGAAAACGCGCCTGCTAG